One stretch of Shewanella sp. Arc9-LZ DNA includes these proteins:
- a CDS encoding bile acid:sodium symporter family protein, producing the protein MEDIELVTFVNSQVIPVCIFLIMMGMGLSLVTDDFKRVLKYPKAVAIGLTNQLLLLPIIGFALANIMPLEPEYAVGVMLLVLCPGGTTSNMFSHLAKGDVALSVTMTAVASLITVFTIPVVLNYSLIHFMGQGNEFQLPILATMFSLMKLTIVPILLGMLIRRYAPKIAESTQVHVSRFGILFLTLLIIFLTYIQQDIVIPALIAAGPVSIILNISTMLLGYYSSKWFGLNLAQRTSITIEVGLQNSTLSMFMALTLLANYKMSFTPAIYTLTMLFTAGILAGMLNSKYFKSKNNGEVVAENA; encoded by the coding sequence ATGGAAGATATTGAATTAGTGACATTTGTTAATTCGCAAGTTATCCCAGTGTGCATCTTTTTAATTATGATGGGCATGGGGCTATCTTTAGTGACAGACGATTTTAAACGCGTGCTTAAATACCCTAAAGCAGTGGCAATTGGATTAACTAACCAGCTACTTTTGTTACCTATTATTGGCTTTGCATTAGCCAATATCATGCCATTAGAACCAGAATACGCAGTAGGAGTCATGTTACTGGTACTGTGTCCAGGTGGCACAACATCCAATATGTTTTCTCATTTAGCGAAAGGTGATGTGGCACTGTCGGTCACCATGACGGCGGTGGCCAGTTTAATCACCGTGTTTACTATTCCCGTGGTGCTTAATTACTCATTAATTCACTTCATGGGGCAAGGCAATGAATTCCAGTTACCAATACTGGCAACCATGTTCAGCTTAATGAAGCTGACCATTGTGCCTATTTTGCTGGGCATGTTGATCAGACGTTACGCTCCCAAAATTGCTGAAAGTACTCAAGTCCATGTATCACGCTTTGGCATATTGTTTTTGACGTTGTTAATTATATTTTTAACGTATATTCAGCAAGATATTGTTATCCCTGCACTTATCGCCGCAGGACCGGTATCGATTATTCTTAATATTTCAACCATGCTATTGGGGTATTATTCAAGTAAATGGTTTGGATTAAATCTTGCTCAAAGAACGTCCATTACCATTGAAGTCGGCTTACAAAACAGTACCTTATCCATGTTTATGGCGTTAACATTGTTGGCTAATTACAAGATGTCATTCACGCCGGCGATTTACACCCTCACAATGCTCTTTACCGCAGGGATTCTAGCGGGTATGTTAAATTCCAAGTATTTTAAATCGAAAAATAATGGCGAAGTGGTTGCCGAAAACGCCTAG
- a CDS encoding crotonase/enoyl-CoA hydratase family protein, which yields MELITVVIENNVHVITLSNGKVNAISPEVIAQINSALDHAEQQNAVVIITGQPGILSGGYDLKTMKQSAEAAIALVTAGSTLARRMLAFPTPIIGACSGHAIAKGAFLLLSCDYRIGSAGPFKIGLNEVAIGMTMHQAGIEIARNRIPQNYLSRAVINAELFTPEQAVMAGFLDQVVEPEQLMDTAHAVAKHMQTLNMAAHLGTKLKERKTILASLDAAIEQDKQISLKL from the coding sequence ATGGAACTGATCACCGTAGTAATTGAAAACAATGTGCATGTTATTACCCTTAGCAATGGCAAAGTTAACGCAATATCGCCTGAAGTCATCGCCCAAATCAACAGTGCATTGGACCATGCAGAGCAGCAAAATGCAGTGGTAATAATAACTGGCCAACCCGGAATTCTATCTGGCGGCTATGACCTTAAAACCATGAAGCAAAGCGCTGAAGCGGCAATTGCTTTGGTCACTGCAGGCTCAACGTTAGCCCGCAGAATGCTCGCATTCCCAACGCCTATTATCGGTGCCTGTTCAGGCCATGCAATCGCCAAAGGCGCATTTTTACTACTCAGCTGCGACTACCGTATTGGCAGCGCAGGTCCGTTTAAAATTGGCCTTAACGAAGTGGCTATTGGCATGACTATGCATCAGGCAGGCATTGAAATCGCGCGTAATCGTATTCCGCAAAATTATCTGTCGCGCGCGGTAATCAATGCTGAGTTATTTACACCAGAACAAGCAGTAATGGCAGGTTTTCTCGATCAAGTGGTTGAGCCAGAACAACTCATGGACACTGCACATGCCGTGGCTAAACACATGCAAACGCTGAATATGGCTGCGCATTTAGGCACCAAATTAAAAGAGCGTAAGACTATTCTCGCCTCATTGGATGCAGCCATCGAGCAAGATAAGCAAATTTCATTGAAATTATAA
- a CDS encoding DUF2855 family protein translates to MTTLTSQTQQALVFEVAKNDLSQTRVVELNIELPLAENEVLLKVSKFALTANNISYGITGDALGYWQFFPVNNSPLDTASNSITSKANTVQHTQWGRLPVMGFADVVSSNNKDINVGERVWGFMPMATHFKIIGGKVNPTGFSDLNPCREGLSPVYARFDRVSANPFYQQKNEDYDILLRGLFTTSWLVDDFMFDNQYFYATQYLVTSASSKTSIALAFAIKQRGQRSAIGITSEANLSFVKSLGCYDHVINYNDITTLDANVASILVDMAGGKKTLAAIHHHFTQQLRYSCRIGATHHGDIDITDTQSDSLLPGAPPTFFFAPTQLKKRSLEWGVGETMKQMNQSLLHYIDFCRSIITISHTHDLHHVNDIYQQVLAGTADASVGQIISLDPNTLQPSKQ, encoded by the coding sequence ATGACGACATTAACATCACAAACTCAACAGGCACTCGTATTTGAAGTGGCTAAAAATGACTTGTCACAAACACGTGTTGTTGAGCTTAATATTGAGCTGCCATTGGCTGAAAATGAAGTATTACTTAAAGTGAGTAAATTCGCGTTAACCGCAAATAACATCAGCTATGGCATCACTGGTGATGCATTAGGTTATTGGCAATTCTTTCCTGTTAACAATTCCCCTTTGGATACTGCTTCAAATTCGATTACGTCTAAAGCTAATACAGTTCAACACACTCAATGGGGACGATTACCTGTGATGGGGTTTGCAGATGTGGTGTCATCAAATAATAAAGATATCAACGTTGGTGAACGAGTATGGGGATTTATGCCGATGGCGACTCATTTCAAAATCATTGGCGGTAAAGTTAACCCTACGGGATTTTCAGATCTCAATCCATGCAGAGAAGGCCTATCTCCGGTTTATGCGCGCTTTGATCGCGTCAGTGCTAATCCTTTTTATCAGCAAAAAAATGAAGACTACGACATCTTATTACGCGGACTGTTCACCACGTCTTGGCTAGTGGATGACTTTATGTTCGACAATCAGTATTTCTATGCGACTCAGTATCTGGTAACCAGTGCATCCAGTAAAACCAGCATTGCCCTCGCCTTTGCCATTAAGCAAAGAGGTCAACGCAGTGCGATTGGTATTACCTCCGAGGCCAATTTAAGTTTCGTTAAATCATTAGGTTGTTACGATCACGTTATTAACTATAACGACATCACCACCCTAGATGCCAATGTTGCATCCATCTTAGTGGACATGGCCGGAGGTAAAAAAACCTTAGCCGCCATTCATCATCACTTTACCCAACAACTGCGTTATTCATGCCGGATCGGTGCAACCCACCATGGTGATATCGACATAACAGACACACAAAGTGACAGCCTGTTACCTGGTGCACCTCCAACATTCTTCTTTGCGCCAACACAATTGAAAAAACGCAGTCTTGAATGGGGGGTTGGCGAAACCATGAAACAAATGAATCAATCGTTACTCCATTATATAGACTTTTGTAGATCCATTATCACCATTTCCCACACCCATGATCTTCACCACGTTAATGATATTTACCAACAGGTTTTAGCCGGAACAGCTGATGCATCTGTTGGACAAATCATATCGTTAGACCCAAATACACTCCAACCAAGTAAGCAATAG